A genome region from Streptomyces sp. NBC_01296 includes the following:
- the cseB gene encoding two-component system response regulator CseB, with product MAETHVLFVEDDDVIREATTLALERDGFVVTAMPDGLSGLESFRANQPDIALLDVMVPGMDGVSLCRRIRDESTVPVIMLSARADSIDVVLGLEAGADDYVTKPFDGSVLVARIRAVLRRFGHAGGPQNGRPGVNGEDGSEERGVLVFGDLEVDTEGMEVRRAGVPVALTPTEMRLLLEFSSAPGTVLSRDRLLERVWDYDWGGDTRVVDVHVQRLRTKIGQDRIETVRGFGYKLKP from the coding sequence ATGGCCGAGACCCATGTCCTGTTCGTGGAGGACGACGACGTCATCCGTGAGGCCACGACCCTGGCGCTGGAACGCGACGGGTTCGTGGTCACCGCCATGCCCGACGGCCTGTCCGGCCTCGAGTCCTTCCGGGCCAACCAGCCGGACATCGCGCTGCTCGACGTGATGGTGCCCGGCATGGACGGCGTGAGCCTGTGCCGCCGGATCCGCGACGAGTCCACCGTCCCCGTGATCATGCTGTCGGCGCGCGCCGACTCCATCGACGTCGTCCTGGGCCTCGAGGCGGGCGCCGACGACTACGTCACCAAGCCCTTCGACGGCTCGGTCCTCGTCGCCCGGATCCGCGCCGTGCTGCGCCGCTTCGGCCACGCCGGCGGCCCGCAGAACGGCCGGCCGGGGGTGAACGGCGAGGACGGCTCCGAGGAGCGCGGGGTGCTGGTCTTCGGCGACCTGGAGGTCGACACCGAGGGCATGGAGGTCCGCAGGGCCGGCGTCCCGGTGGCGCTGACGCCGACCGAGATGCGGCTGCTGCTGGAGTTCTCCTCCGCGCCCGGCACCGTACTGTCCCGCGACCGGCTCCTGGAGCGGGTCTGGGACTATGACTGGGGCGGCGACACCCGCGTCGTGGACGTCCACGTCCAACGGCTGCGCACGAAGATCGGACAGGACCGCATCGAAACGGTCCGAGGATTCGGATACAAGCTCAAACCATGA
- the cseC gene encoding two-component system sensor histidine kinase CseC — MRRFTLRTGIRWKITLAITAVGALVAVALSLVVHSAARVSMLESARDAQLANVNVIARFVEAGRKPALGAKLNDPELPAALREKARSGRRGTYVQESRRGVPQVWAAVPLGNGQVLSLHSEFKESANMVRDLDRALVVGSISVVVAGAALGVLIGGQISRRLRKAAAAAQRVAHGDPDVRVRDAVGGVVRDETDDLARAVDAMADALQQRLEAERRVTADIAHELRTPVTGLLTAAELLPPGRPTELVRDRAQAMRALVEDVLEVARLDSASERAELQDVALGEFVSRRVTALMPEASVRVVADEIVSTDPRRLERILGNLLANAARYGQPPVQVDIEGRVVRVRDHGPGFPEALLREGPSRFRTGSTDRAGVGHGLGLTIAEGQARVLGARLTFRNVAAPGGVDREGAAAGAVAVLWLPEHAPTATGSFPIIKVKS; from the coding sequence ATGAGGCGCTTCACCCTCCGTACGGGGATCCGCTGGAAGATCACGCTCGCCATCACCGCCGTCGGCGCACTCGTCGCCGTGGCACTGAGCCTGGTCGTGCACAGTGCTGCCCGCGTCTCGATGCTGGAGAGCGCCCGCGACGCGCAGCTGGCCAACGTGAACGTGATCGCCCGCTTCGTCGAAGCCGGGCGCAAGCCGGCCTTGGGGGCCAAGCTCAACGACCCCGAGCTGCCCGCCGCGCTGCGCGAGAAGGCGCGGTCGGGGCGGCGCGGCACGTACGTCCAGGAGTCCCGCAGGGGAGTGCCGCAGGTGTGGGCCGCGGTGCCGCTCGGCAACGGGCAGGTGCTGTCGCTGCACAGCGAGTTCAAGGAGAGCGCCAACATGGTGCGCGACCTGGACCGGGCCCTGGTCGTCGGGTCGATCTCCGTCGTCGTCGCGGGCGCCGCGCTCGGCGTACTCATCGGCGGGCAGATCTCGCGCCGGCTGCGCAAGGCCGCGGCCGCCGCGCAGCGGGTGGCGCACGGGGATCCGGACGTACGCGTGCGGGACGCGGTCGGTGGCGTCGTACGCGACGAGACCGACGACCTCGCGCGGGCCGTGGACGCCATGGCGGACGCGCTCCAGCAGCGGCTGGAGGCCGAGCGGCGGGTGACCGCGGACATCGCGCACGAGCTGCGGACCCCGGTGACGGGCCTGCTCACGGCGGCGGAACTGCTGCCTCCGGGGCGGCCGACCGAGCTGGTGCGGGACCGGGCGCAGGCGATGCGGGCGCTCGTCGAGGACGTACTGGAGGTTGCCCGGCTGGACAGCGCGTCCGAGCGGGCGGAGCTCCAGGACGTGGCGCTGGGCGAGTTCGTGAGCCGGCGGGTGACCGCGCTGATGCCGGAGGCCTCGGTACGGGTGGTCGCGGACGAGATAGTCAGCACCGACCCGCGGCGGCTGGAGCGGATCCTGGGGAACCTGCTGGCCAATGCCGCGCGGTACGGGCAGCCGCCGGTCCAGGTCGACATCGAGGGGCGGGTCGTCCGGGTCCGGGACCACGGGCCGGGCTTCCCGGAGGCGCTGCTGCGCGAGGGGCCGAGCCGGTTCCGGACCGGGTCGACGGACCGCGCCGGGGTGGGCCACGGCCTAGGGCTGACCATCGCGGAGGGGCAGGCGCGGGTGCTGGGCGCCCGGCTGACGTTCCGCAACGTGGCGGCCCCGGGCGGCGTGGACCGCGAGGGCGCGGCGGCCGGAGCGGTGGCGGTGCTGTGGCTGCCGGAGCACGCGCCGACGGCTACGGGAAGCTTCCCGATCATCAAAGTGAAGAGCTGA
- a CDS encoding LamG domain-containing protein, producing the protein MTDGTNPPSNPQPEPAPGNGGYGFPPVPPAPAAGYGYPPGTPAPGGGGSFGPPPGAPAGGGGYGYPQADAQPGAQPGPYQQAPAPPAAPQQWAQGLPNMGGPAAPGAAGPGLPGPFAPQSDQPDWEAMADRSAAEKRKKRLWMIGAAVTVLALLAGGGTFLLLGGDDKGENAAKDDTPSPTAPPTPSPTGSKSKTPVDNTPTVKDDPTQIRDRSGKAPLKMGPDAGVFPIEKRFEIRTKGNENSYAESAKRVVDTSKSFTVSAHVWNRAPKGRQIAVSQGNEKSFSFELGLDQVNGKPTWVFRVQTGDQGAEATAVTVTGESPKMEKTFSTLTGTYDAERKQIALYVNGKKTGEAPVPGVFQAQGPLQLARSRHEDKWTAPWSGAMETVQTYDVVLSPAQIDTLKPGRVDAAAKPTGSWLLY; encoded by the coding sequence ATGACCGACGGTACGAATCCCCCCAGCAACCCGCAGCCCGAGCCCGCCCCCGGGAACGGGGGCTACGGGTTCCCGCCGGTCCCGCCGGCCCCCGCGGCCGGCTACGGCTACCCGCCCGGCACCCCGGCGCCGGGTGGCGGCGGCAGCTTCGGCCCGCCGCCGGGCGCGCCCGCGGGTGGCGGCGGCTACGGCTACCCGCAGGCGGATGCACAGCCCGGCGCTCAGCCCGGCCCGTACCAGCAGGCTCCGGCCCCGCCCGCCGCGCCGCAGCAGTGGGCCCAGGGGCTCCCGAACATGGGCGGGCCGGCCGCGCCCGGCGCCGCGGGCCCCGGGCTCCCCGGGCCGTTCGCGCCGCAGTCGGACCAGCCGGACTGGGAGGCCATGGCCGACCGCTCGGCGGCCGAGAAGCGCAAGAAGCGGCTGTGGATGATCGGCGCCGCGGTGACCGTACTGGCGCTGCTCGCCGGTGGTGGAACGTTCCTGCTGCTGGGCGGCGACGACAAGGGCGAGAACGCGGCGAAGGACGACACGCCGTCCCCGACCGCGCCGCCCACGCCCTCCCCTACCGGGTCGAAGAGCAAGACCCCGGTCGACAACACCCCGACCGTCAAGGACGACCCGACGCAGATCCGGGACCGCAGCGGAAAGGCTCCGCTGAAGATGGGCCCGGACGCCGGGGTCTTCCCGATCGAGAAGCGCTTCGAGATCCGGACGAAGGGCAACGAGAACTCGTACGCCGAGTCCGCGAAGCGCGTCGTGGACACGTCCAAGAGCTTCACCGTCTCGGCGCACGTCTGGAACCGCGCCCCGAAGGGCCGCCAGATCGCCGTCAGCCAGGGCAACGAGAAGTCCTTCTCGTTCGAGCTGGGGCTGGACCAGGTGAACGGCAAGCCGACGTGGGTCTTCCGCGTCCAGACGGGCGACCAGGGCGCTGAGGCGACCGCGGTGACCGTGACCGGCGAGAGCCCCAAGATGGAGAAGACCTTCTCCACCCTGACCGGGACCTACGACGCGGAGCGCAAGCAGATCGCCCTCTACGTCAACGGCAAGAAGACCGGCGAGGCCCCCGTCCCCGGCGTCTTCCAGGCACAGGGCCCGCTGCAGCTGGCGCGCTCGCGCCACGAGGACAAGTGGACCGCGCCGTGGAGCGGGGCCATGGAGACCGTGCAGACCTACGACGTGGTGCTCTCGCCCGCCCAGATCGACACCCTCAAGCCGGGCAGGGTCGACGCGGCGGCGAAGCCGACGGGCTCCTGGCTCCTGTACTGA
- a CDS encoding M23 family metallopeptidase: MFAKRVSTRRTRLAIGATAVGAALALGAGTTAAFADTAPQTALTGTAGIVAAQAAAQGSVAAKKAAAWQKPVASYTLSATFGKGGTMWSHKHSGQDFACPVGTPVKAASAGVVVKAGPNGGGDGPAYGNAIVIKHANNTYSQYAHLSKIQVRIGQKVSKGKQVALSGNTGNSSGPHLHFEIRTTPNYGSAVNPVAFLRNAGVTV; the protein is encoded by the coding sequence ATGTTCGCGAAGCGCGTCAGCACCCGTCGTACCCGTCTCGCCATCGGCGCCACCGCTGTCGGTGCGGCCCTGGCTCTCGGGGCCGGGACGACCGCCGCCTTCGCCGACACGGCCCCGCAGACCGCCCTGACCGGGACCGCCGGGATCGTCGCGGCCCAGGCCGCGGCCCAGGGCTCCGTCGCCGCCAAGAAGGCCGCCGCCTGGCAGAAGCCGGTCGCCAGCTACACGCTCTCCGCGACCTTCGGCAAGGGCGGCACCATGTGGTCCCACAAGCACTCGGGCCAGGACTTCGCCTGCCCCGTCGGCACCCCGGTCAAGGCCGCCTCCGCGGGCGTCGTCGTCAAGGCCGGCCCGAACGGCGGCGGCGACGGCCCGGCGTACGGCAACGCCATCGTGATCAAGCACGCGAACAACACGTACTCGCAGTACGCGCACCTCTCGAAGATCCAGGTCCGGATCGGCCAGAAGGTCTCCAAGGGCAAGCAGGTCGCGCTGTCCGGCAACACCGGCAACTCGAGCGGCCCGCACCTCCACTTCGAGATCCGGACCACCCCGAACTACGGCTCGGCCGTGAACCCGGTCGCGTTCCTGCGCAACGCCGGCGTCACCGTCTGA
- a CDS encoding ATP-dependent Clp protease ATP-binding subunit has product MFERFTDRARRVVVLAQEEARMLNHNYIGTEHILLGLIHEGEGVAAKALESLGISLEAVRQQVEEIIGQGQQAPSGHIPFTPRAKKVLELSLREALQLGHNYIGTEHILLGLIREGEGVAAQVLVKLGADLNRVRQQVIQLLSGYSGGGKESATAGGPAEGTPSTSLVLDQFGRNLTQAARESKLDPVIGREKEIERVMQVLSRRTKNNPVLIGEPGVGKTAVVEGLAQAIVKGEVPETLKDKHLYTLDLGALVAGSRYRGDFEERLKKVLKEIRTRGDIILFIDELHTLVGAGAAEGAIDAASILKPMLARGELQTIGATTLDEYRKHLEKDAALERRFQPIQVAEPSLPHTIEILKGLRDRYEAHHRVSITDEALVQAATLADRYISDRFLPDKAIDLIDEAGSRMRIRRMTAPPDLREFDEKIAGVRRDKESAIDSQDFEKAASLRDKEKQLLAAKAKREKEWKAGDMDVVAEVDGELIAEVLATATGIPVFKLTEEESSRLLRMEDELHRRVIGQKDAIKALSQAIRRTRAGLKDPKRPGGSFIFAGPSGVGKTELSKTLAEFLFGDEDALISLDMSEFSEKHTVSRLFGSPPGYVGYEEGGQLTEKVRRKPFSVVLFDEVEKAHPDIFNSLLQILEDGRLTDSQGRVVDFKNTVIIMTTNLGTRDISKGFNLGFAAVGDTKTGYDRMKAKVNEELKQHFRPEFLNRVDDTVVFHQLTEEDIIQIVDLMIAKVDERLKDRDMGIELSGDAKLLLAKRGYDPILGARPLRRTIQREIEDILSEKILFGELRPGHIVVVGKEGDGEEAKFTFRGEEKSALPDLPPIEASGSGPDLSKGA; this is encoded by the coding sequence ATGTTCGAGAGGTTCACCGACCGCGCGCGGCGGGTTGTCGTCCTGGCTCAGGAAGAAGCCCGGATGCTCAACCACAACTACATCGGCACCGAGCACATCCTCCTGGGCTTGATCCACGAGGGTGAGGGTGTCGCCGCTAAGGCCCTGGAGAGCCTCGGGATTTCGCTCGAGGCTGTTCGCCAGCAGGTTGAGGAGATCATCGGCCAGGGGCAGCAGGCCCCGTCCGGCCACATCCCCTTCACCCCGCGGGCGAAGAAGGTCCTGGAGCTTTCGCTCCGAGAGGCCCTCCAGCTCGGCCACAACTACATCGGCACCGAGCACATCCTGCTCGGCCTCATTCGCGAGGGCGAGGGCGTCGCCGCCCAGGTCCTGGTGAAGCTGGGCGCCGATCTCAACCGAGTCCGGCAGCAGGTCATCCAGCTGCTCTCCGGCTACTCCGGCGGAGGCAAGGAGTCGGCCACGGCCGGCGGCCCGGCCGAGGGCACCCCCTCGACCTCCCTCGTCCTGGACCAGTTCGGCCGCAATCTCACGCAGGCCGCCCGCGAATCCAAGCTCGACCCGGTCATCGGGCGCGAGAAGGAGATCGAGCGGGTCATGCAGGTCCTGTCCCGCCGTACCAAGAACAACCCGGTCCTCATCGGCGAGCCCGGCGTCGGCAAGACCGCCGTCGTCGAGGGCCTGGCCCAGGCGATCGTCAAGGGCGAGGTCCCCGAGACCCTCAAGGACAAGCACCTCTACACGCTTGACCTGGGTGCCCTGGTCGCCGGTTCCCGCTACCGCGGTGACTTCGAAGAGCGCCTGAAGAAGGTGCTCAAGGAGATCCGCACCCGCGGCGACATCATCCTGTTCATCGACGAGCTCCACACCCTCGTGGGTGCGGGTGCCGCCGAGGGCGCGATCGACGCCGCCAGCATCCTCAAGCCCATGCTGGCCCGTGGTGAGCTCCAGACCATCGGTGCCACGACGCTTGACGAGTACCGCAAGCACCTCGAGAAGGACGCGGCCCTCGAGCGCCGCTTCCAGCCGATCCAGGTGGCGGAGCCTTCCCTCCCCCACACGATCGAGATCCTCAAGGGCCTGCGCGACCGCTACGAGGCCCACCACCGCGTCTCCATCACGGACGAGGCCCTCGTCCAGGCGGCGACGCTGGCCGACCGGTACATCTCGGACCGCTTCCTGCCGGACAAGGCGATCGACCTGATCGACGAGGCCGGTTCCCGGATGCGCATCCGCCGGATGACCGCGCCGCCGGACCTCCGCGAGTTCGACGAGAAGATCGCGGGCGTGCGCCGCGACAAGGAGTCGGCCATCGACTCCCAGGACTTCGAGAAGGCGGCTTCTCTCCGTGACAAGGAGAAGCAGCTGCTGGCGGCGAAGGCCAAGCGCGAGAAGGAATGGAAGGCCGGCGACATGGACGTCGTCGCCGAGGTCGACGGCGAGCTCATCGCCGAGGTCCTCGCGACCGCGACCGGCATTCCCGTCTTCAAGCTCACCGAGGAGGAGTCCTCGCGACTGCTCCGCATGGAGGACGAGCTCCACCGTCGGGTCATCGGCCAGAAGGACGCCATCAAGGCGCTCTCCCAGGCGATCCGCCGTACCCGTGCGGGTCTGAAGGACCCGAAGCGCCCGGGTGGCTCGTTCATCTTCGCCGGCCCGTCCGGTGTCGGTAAGACCGAGCTCTCCAAGACGCTCGCCGAATTCCTCTTCGGCGACGAGGACGCGCTGATCTCCCTCGACATGTCGGAGTTCAGCGAGAAGCACACGGTTTCTCGCCTCTTCGGTTCGCCCCCCGGCTACGTGGGCTACGAAGAGGGCGGCCAGCTCACCGAGAAGGTGCGCCGCAAGCCGTTCTCCGTCGTCCTCTTCGACGAGGTCGAGAAGGCCCACCCGGATATCTTCAATTCCCTTCTCCAGATCCTGGAGGACGGTCGCCTGACCGACTCCCAGGGCCGGGTCGTGGACTTCAAGAACACGGTCATCATCATGACGACCAACCTGGGTACCCGGGACATCTCGAAGGGCTTCAACCTCGGCTTCGCCGCCGTGGGCGACACCAAGACCGGTTACGACCGGATGAAGGCGAAGGTCAACGAAGAGCTCAAGCAGCACTTCCGGCCCGAGTTCCTCAACCGCGTCGACGACACGGTCGTCTTCCACCAGCTCACCGAGGAAGACATCATCCAGATCGTCGACCTCATGATCGCCAAGGTCGACGAGCGCCTGAAGGACCGCGACATGGGCATCGAGCTGAGCGGCGACGCGAAGCTCCTGCTCGCCAAGCGCGGCTACGACCCGATCCTGGGTGCCCGGCCGCTGCGCCGGACCATCCAGCGCGAGATCGAGGACATCCTGTCGGAGAAGATCCTCTTCGGCGAGCTGCGGCCCGGCCACATCGTGGTCGTGGGCAAGGAGGGCGACGGCGAAGAAGCCAAGTTCACCTTCCGCGGCGAGGAGAAGTCGGCTCTGCCGGACCTCCCCCCGATCGAGGCCTCGGGCTCCGGCCCGGACCTGAGCAAGGGCGCGTAA
- a CDS encoding SCO3374 family protein produces MAVTVPLPRVAPEHSPADSPWGAYASWYEEVLGWAVVGGPPAQLVTGARFDVLELPADAGTELLRRPVATGPVALTGRRMRFLVAAGSADELEGLLDWLEWGGVALDLTALGAGGRITAPVPPGRPEGSPRGAAVWLRPPEQGCEALLPSLPGPGQGAGPRHGGAGPDLVRLVAAAATECHRARLWRRTPPRSAAA; encoded by the coding sequence ATGGCCGTCACCGTTCCGCTGCCCCGCGTCGCGCCCGAGCATTCACCCGCGGATTCGCCCTGGGGCGCGTACGCGTCCTGGTACGAGGAGGTGCTCGGCTGGGCCGTGGTGGGCGGGCCGCCCGCCCAGCTGGTCACCGGGGCCCGGTTCGACGTACTGGAGCTGCCGGCCGATGCGGGGACGGAGCTGCTGCGCAGGCCGGTCGCCACGGGCCCGGTGGCGCTCACGGGGCGCAGGATGCGGTTCCTGGTGGCCGCGGGGAGCGCGGACGAGCTGGAGGGTCTGCTCGACTGGCTGGAGTGGGGCGGGGTCGCCCTCGATCTCACCGCCCTGGGTGCCGGCGGCCGGATCACGGCCCCGGTTCCGCCGGGACGCCCGGAGGGAAGTCCCCGGGGGGCCGCCGTGTGGCTGCGACCCCCCGAGCAGGGGTGTGAGGCATTGCTGCCGTCCCTGCCCGGCCCCGGGCAGGGTGCCGGTCCCCGGCACGGTGGTGCCGGGCCCGATCTCGTACGCCTGGTCGCCGCGGCGGCGACGGAATGCCACCGGGCGCGCCTGTGGCGGCGTACGCCCCCGAGGAGCGCCGCGGCCTGA
- a CDS encoding histone-like nucleoid-structuring protein Lsr2 — MAQKVQVLLVDDLDGGEADETVTFALDGKTYEIDLTTANAEKLRSALADYVKGARRTGGRASGGRAKTRTAATSGNPDTAEIRAWAKAQGMSVNDRGRVPQEIREAYENRA, encoded by the coding sequence GTGGCACAGAAGGTTCAGGTCCTTCTTGTCGACGACCTCGACGGTGGCGAGGCGGACGAGACCGTGACGTTCGCTCTGGATGGCAAGACCTACGAGATCGACCTCACCACCGCCAACGCGGAGAAGCTGCGCTCCGCGCTCGCCGACTACGTCAAGGGCGCCCGCCGCACCGGTGGCCGCGCTTCCGGCGGCCGCGCCAAGACGCGGACGGCCGCGACGTCCGGCAACCCGGACACCGCCGAGATCCGCGCGTGGGCCAAGGCCCAGGGCATGAGCGTCAACGACCGCGGGCGCGTCCCGCAGGAGATCCGCGAGGCCTACGAGAACCGGGCCTGA
- a CDS encoding amino-acid N-acetyltransferase — protein sequence MGEFSAAQAKTVTIRRARTGDVPALRRLLDQYVQQRILLDKAPVVLYEDIQEFWVAEHDSDGQVVGCGALHVMWEDLAEVRTLAVDRELKGAGVGHQLLGQLLDTARALGVRKVFCLTFEVDFFAKHGFVEIGETPVETDVYMELLRSYDEGVAEFLGLERVKPNTLGNSRMLLHL from the coding sequence ATGGGTGAGTTTTCCGCTGCACAGGCAAAAACAGTGACGATCCGCCGTGCCCGCACCGGCGATGTTCCCGCGCTGCGGCGCCTGCTCGACCAGTACGTGCAGCAGCGGATCCTCCTCGACAAAGCCCCGGTCGTCCTTTACGAGGACATCCAGGAGTTCTGGGTCGCGGAACACGACTCCGACGGCCAGGTGGTGGGCTGCGGCGCTCTCCACGTCATGTGGGAAGACCTCGCCGAAGTACGCACTCTCGCCGTCGACCGCGAGTTGAAGGGGGCCGGAGTCGGCCATCAGCTGCTCGGGCAGTTGTTGGACACCGCCCGCGCGCTGGGTGTCCGGAAGGTTTTCTGCCTGACCTTCGAAGTGGACTTCTTCGCGAAGCACGGCTTCGTCGAGATCGGCGAGACCCCGGTCGAGACCGATGTCTACATGGAGCTCCTGCGTTCCTATGACGAGGGCGTCGCCGAGTTCCTCGGTCTCGAACGAGTGAAGCCGAACACCTTGGGCAACAGCCGGATGCTTCTGCACCTCTGA
- a CDS encoding BlaI/MecI/CopY family transcriptional regulator: protein MPRPLGELEDAVMTRVWQWNRPVTVREVLEDLQQERSIAYTTVMTVMDNLHQKGWVRREAEGRAYRYTAVSTRAAYSAALMNEAWSTSDNPAAALVAFFGMMSAEQRDALRDAFRIVGYDDGSAVEPAAEPAAGATAGSAAQPPAGAPAAAPPEVLPAEGDSAGRGTESGR from the coding sequence GTGCCTCGCCCCCTGGGAGAACTCGAAGACGCGGTCATGACGCGGGTGTGGCAGTGGAACCGCCCGGTCACTGTTCGTGAAGTCCTGGAAGACCTCCAGCAGGAACGGTCCATCGCGTACACCACCGTCATGACGGTTATGGACAATCTCCATCAGAAGGGCTGGGTCCGCCGGGAAGCCGAAGGCCGCGCCTATCGATATACCGCGGTCTCCACCCGCGCCGCCTACTCGGCCGCACTGATGAACGAAGCCTGGTCGACGAGCGACAACCCCGCGGCCGCCCTCGTCGCCTTCTTCGGCATGATGTCCGCGGAACAGCGCGACGCCCTCCGGGACGCCTTCCGCATCGTCGGGTACGACGACGGGTCGGCCGTCGAACCCGCTGCGGAGCCGGCAGCGGGGGCGACCGCCGGATCTGCGGCGCAGCCCCCCGCCGGAGCCCCTGCCGCGGCGCCCCCCGAAGTCCTCCCCGCCGAAGGGGACTCCGCCGGGCGCGGGACCGAGTCGGGGCGATAG
- a CDS encoding DUF397 domain-containing protein translates to MTAHPAWQKSTYCGEGDACVYVSAAPGHLVRVADRADPAHLILATTQSAWADFLDAVKADG, encoded by the coding sequence ATGACCGCTCACCCCGCCTGGCAGAAGTCCACGTACTGCGGCGAAGGAGACGCCTGCGTCTACGTCTCCGCGGCCCCCGGCCACCTCGTCCGCGTGGCCGACCGGGCCGACCCGGCGCATCTGATTCTGGCCACGACCCAGTCCGCCTGGGCGGACTTCCTTGACGCCGTCAAAGCGGACGGGTAA
- a CDS encoding threonine aldolase family protein, protein MTGEDDLTERLVAAGRGAERMLSRSLREATVGELLSGLAAPDPDEPADLYGDGAVTRLEHRVAELLGTEDAAFFPSGTMAQQIALRCWAGRTGNPVVALHPMSHPELWEGGALSLVSGLRTVHPTKDPRQPTAEEVADLPEPFGTLMLELPLRDAGFLLPTWEELEALVGAARERDAVVHFDGARLWESTVHFGRPLPEIAGLADSVYVSFYKSLGGLSGAALAGSSSLISEAKVWRHRYGGQIFRQFPQALSALAGLDRELPRLPSYVAQARVVAAALGSALESAGVPWFRINPQTPHTHQFQVWLPYEADRLTEAGIRLAEETGTVLFRRWSATVVPGVSATELEITSPGLTWTPEDVAAAVEAFTARLRP, encoded by the coding sequence ATGACTGGTGAAGACGATCTGACGGAGCGGCTGGTGGCGGCGGGACGCGGGGCCGAGCGGATGCTCTCCCGCAGCCTGCGCGAGGCGACGGTCGGTGAGCTGCTGTCCGGTCTGGCGGCGCCGGATCCCGACGAGCCGGCCGACCTGTACGGGGACGGCGCGGTGACCCGGCTCGAGCACCGGGTCGCGGAGCTGCTGGGCACCGAGGACGCGGCGTTCTTCCCGTCGGGGACGATGGCCCAGCAGATCGCGCTGCGCTGCTGGGCGGGGCGGACCGGGAACCCGGTGGTGGCGCTGCACCCGATGAGCCATCCGGAGCTGTGGGAGGGCGGTGCGCTGTCGCTGGTCTCCGGCCTGCGGACGGTGCACCCGACGAAGGACCCGCGCCAGCCCACGGCCGAGGAGGTCGCGGACCTGCCCGAGCCCTTCGGCACGCTGATGCTGGAGCTCCCGCTGCGCGACGCGGGCTTCCTGCTCCCCACCTGGGAGGAGCTGGAGGCGCTGGTCGGGGCGGCCCGCGAACGGGACGCGGTGGTGCACTTCGACGGGGCCCGGCTGTGGGAGTCGACGGTGCACTTCGGGCGGCCGCTGCCGGAGATCGCGGGGCTCGCGGATTCGGTGTACGTGTCCTTCTACAAGTCCCTGGGCGGCCTGAGCGGCGCGGCCCTGGCGGGCTCCTCCTCGCTGATCTCGGAGGCGAAGGTCTGGCGCCACCGGTACGGGGGCCAGATCTTCCGCCAGTTCCCGCAGGCGCTGTCGGCGCTGGCCGGCCTGGACCGGGAGCTCCCGCGCCTCCCGTCGTACGTGGCCCAGGCGCGCGTGGTGGCGGCGGCGCTGGGGTCCGCGCTGGAGTCGGCCGGGGTCCCCTGGTTCCGGATCAACCCGCAGACCCCGCACACGCACCAGTTCCAGGTGTGGCTGCCGTACGAGGCGGACCGCCTGACGGAGGCGGGGATCCGCCTGGCGGAGGAGACGGGCACGGTCCTCTTCCGCAGGTGGTCGGCGACGGTGGTCCCGGGCGTCTCGGCGACGGAGCTGGAGATCACCTCCCCGGGCCTCACCTGGACCCCGGAGGACGTGGCCGCGGCGGTCGAGGCCTTCACGGCCCGCCTCCGCCCGTAG